A stretch of Polypterus senegalus isolate Bchr_013 chromosome 3, ASM1683550v1, whole genome shotgun sequence DNA encodes these proteins:
- the mdm4 gene encoding protein Mdm4, whose protein sequence is MTTESTSKEYEASSQACRILPTEASHVQPKASLLKILRAAGAKEDIFTLKEVMHYLGQYIMLKQLYDQQKQHLVHCDDDPLGDLLEVESFSVKNPSPIYEMLKKNLTVLSFTDAAKTLSVAKDSNHEATSEDPGQRGSQIFVDTSAHLTSAEIIPQQVISQRRCRESDGGSHDGQHESQRKRPKIDVSLEEWDLSGLPWWFLGNLHYSYSQKSNGSTDLQTNQDEATVIVSDATDDLCFLNDKEYDPNDKQVKDKQLAKDEIEEDVGKEEESIFENDVQDDTQYFNTDKEQFTEDSWQCTECHMRNSSVQRYCVRCWALQKNWFKDCPRLLRAVSIPDIPVRKDEDCGIDIPDCRRTVSDPIVLPSRISHKPEGLHTEPPDSSLSLSQTLLGDSFSLDMIDGTEGDSQDLLELDQGYKDRREAILEPCSLCSARPRNGNIIHGRTSHLITCFPCAKKLHKSRNPCPGCGQTIQKVIKTFIA, encoded by the exons ATGACCACTGAATCCACATCTAAAGAGTATGAAGCATCGAGCCAAGCATGCAGGattttaccaactgaggcaagCCAT GTTCAACCAAAAGCCTCTCTTCTTAAAATCTTGCGTGCTGCTGGTGCAAAAGAAGATATCTTCACATTGAAGGAG GTTATGCATTACCTTGGACAGTACATTATGCTAAAACAGCTGTATGACCAGCAGAAGCAACACTTGGTACATTGTGACGATGACCCTCTTGGTGATCTTCTGGAAGTTGAAAGCTTCTCTGTCAAAAACCCCAG tccaaTCTATGAGATGTTGAAGAAGAATCTGACTGTGTTAAGTTTTACAG ACGCTGCAAAGACTCTTTCTGTCGCCAAGGATTCAAATCATGAGGCTACGAGTGAAGATCCTGGGCAG AGGGGATCACAGATCTTTGTGGATACCTCTGCTCACTTGACATCGGCTGAAATCATTCCACAGCAAGTTATATCACAGCGTAGGTGTAGAGAGTCTGATGGAG GGTCCCATGATGGTCAGCACGAGTCCCAACGTAAAAGGCCAAAGATAGACGTTTCTTTAGAAGAATGGGATTTGTCCGGTTTACCCTGGTGGTTTCTAGGGAATCTCCACTACAGTTACAGCCAGAAGAGCAACGGTTCTACAGATTTACAAACCAATCAG GATGAAGCCACTGTCATAGTGTCGGACGCTACTGATGATCTGTGTTTCCTTAATGACAAAGAATATGATCCAAATGATAAACAGGTGAAGGATAAACAGCTTGCCAAGGACGAGATTGAGGAAGATGTCGGAAAAGAG GAGGAATCCATTTTTGAAAATGACGTCCAAGACGATACTCAGTACTTcaatactgataaagaacaatttacagag gatTCTTGGCAGTGCACAGAGTGTCACATGCGCAATTCCTCAGTGCAACGGTACTGTGTACGCTGCTGGGCCCTTCAAAAGAACTGGTTTAAAGACTGCCCACGACTGCTGCGGGCAGTCTCTATTCCAGACATACCAGTCCGTAAAGATGAAGATTGTGGAATAGATATTCCTGACTGCCGCAGAACTGTGTCTGACCCTATTGTTCTTCCCTCACGCATTTCTCATAAACCAGAAGGTTTACACACAGAGCCTCCTGATTCTTCATTAAGTCTTAGCCAAACTTTACTTGGTGATTCCTTCAGCTTGGATATGATAGACGGTACTGAGGGTGACAGCCAGGACCTGTTGGAATTGGATCAAGGATACAAGGATAGACGTGAAGCTATACTGGAACCTTGCAGTTTATGCAGTGCCCGTCCCCGCAATGGTAACATCATCCATGGTCGCACCTCTCACTTGATCACTTGCTTCCCATGTGCCAAGAAACTGCATAAATCACGCAATCCCTGCCCAGGCTGTGGCCAAACCATTCAGAAGGTTATCAAAACATTCATTGCTTag